The Streptomyces avermitilis MA-4680 = NBRC 14893 genome contains a region encoding:
- a CDS encoding intradiol ring-cleavage dioxygenase, whose protein sequence is MTDTSEPSIGRRTVLIATGATAVTLAVSAAAATEAPTADAKDAAPAAAAAVCTLTKEMTEGPYYLDGALVRADITEGKAGIPLKLALTVVDDSTCAPISNALVELWHSDALGEYSGFVGNNGHSEPDNGKFLRGGVLTNSSGVANITSIYPGWYRGRCVHIHVKVHTGVTLTSDGSFTGGQELHTGQLFFNETVTTAVAKISPYSTNTVTRTTLAQDSIYDDGGAASGLLTLTALGSSTSSGYAGTLTLGVDQG, encoded by the coding sequence ATGACAGACACTTCAGAGCCCTCGATCGGGCGTCGCACCGTACTGATCGCGACCGGCGCCACGGCCGTCACCCTGGCCGTGAGCGCCGCCGCCGCGACTGAAGCCCCCACAGCCGACGCGAAGGACGCGGCCCCCGCCGCCGCGGCGGCCGTCTGCACCCTCACGAAGGAGATGACCGAAGGCCCCTACTACCTCGACGGCGCCCTCGTCCGCGCCGACATCACCGAGGGCAAGGCGGGCATACCGCTCAAGCTCGCGCTCACCGTCGTCGACGACTCCACCTGCGCCCCCATCAGCAACGCGCTCGTGGAGCTCTGGCACTCCGACGCGCTCGGCGAGTACTCCGGATTCGTCGGCAACAACGGCCACTCGGAGCCGGACAACGGCAAGTTCCTGCGCGGCGGCGTGCTGACGAACTCCAGCGGCGTCGCGAACATCACCTCGATCTACCCCGGCTGGTACCGCGGCCGCTGCGTCCACATCCACGTCAAGGTGCACACCGGCGTCACGCTCACCTCCGACGGCTCGTTCACGGGCGGCCAGGAGCTGCACACCGGCCAGTTGTTCTTCAACGAGACGGTGACGACGGCGGTCGCGAAGATCTCCCCGTACTCGACCAACACGGTCACCCGCACCACGCTCGCGCAGGACTCCATCTACGACGACGGAGGCGCCGCGTCCGGCCTGCTCACGCTCACGGCACTGGGCAGCTCGACGTCATCGGGGTACGCCGGGACGCTCACGCTGGGGGTCGACCAGGGCTGA
- a CDS encoding serine hydrolase domain-containing protein, whose product MRRTPTCVLSDAAPPDVGDGHALDRFVEIGSLTKVVTGTALTRMAAAGVLELDDPVERWLPAAPGTGITLRHLAQHTSGLPRLPPRVSRRDPYAEFDRPALHRLLHRLDAIATRPAGRQEEYSNLGYAVLGEALSAAAGTGYEELVTEYVLRPLDLAEVTAHPDPSRRLPAPGLFGWPRRPWTMHGAILPAGGLWATPRAAADLVVRLLVERRLGEPAPTWQTAGPLRWHNGATRDASVFAGALDDGRWVLIHRLNAAPDDTDRAGIEALKRSRAAS is encoded by the coding sequence GTGCGCCGTACCCCGACCTGCGTTCTGAGCGACGCGGCTCCCCCCGACGTCGGCGACGGTCATGCCCTGGACCGTTTCGTCGAAATCGGCTCGCTCACCAAGGTCGTCACCGGCACCGCACTGACCCGCATGGCCGCGGCCGGGGTGCTCGAGCTCGACGATCCCGTCGAGCGGTGGCTTCCCGCGGCCCCCGGTACCGGGATCACGCTCCGGCACCTGGCCCAGCACACCTCCGGCCTCCCCCGTCTGCCGCCCCGCGTCTCCCGTCGGGACCCGTACGCGGAGTTCGACCGTCCCGCGCTGCACCGGCTGCTGCACCGGCTCGACGCGATCGCCACCCGCCCTGCCGGCCGTCAGGAGGAGTACTCCAACCTCGGCTACGCCGTCCTCGGCGAGGCCCTGAGCGCCGCGGCCGGCACCGGCTACGAGGAGCTGGTGACCGAGTACGTCCTTCGTCCGCTGGACTTGGCGGAGGTGACCGCGCACCCGGACCCGAGCAGGCGCCTGCCCGCCCCGGGGCTCTTCGGTTGGCCCCGCAGGCCGTGGACGATGCACGGCGCGATCCTGCCCGCGGGAGGCCTGTGGGCCACCCCGCGCGCGGCGGCCGACCTGGTCGTACGCCTCCTGGTGGAACGCCGGCTGGGGGAGCCCGCGCCGACCTGGCAGACGGCGGGCCCCCTGCGCTGGCACAACGGGGCCACGCGTGACGCCTCGGTCTTCGCCGGAGCGCTGGACGACGGCCGCTGGGTGCTGATCCACCGCCTCAACGCGGCGCCGGACGACACCGACCGGGCCGGCATCGAGGCGCTCAAGCGGAGCCGGGCCGCCTCCTGA
- a CDS encoding ABC transporter ATP-binding protein produces MSEILTATGVDLSYGNQPAVRDAHLSVSPGEVVAITGQSGSGKSSLLYCLAGVLPATRGQVRFEGRALGDLADEEISVLRRERFGFVFQYGELLPELTVEENTALPLRLAGQRKGPALAAAGEVLERLGLGGLRERRPAQVSGGQSQRVAVARSLVHRQCAQVVLPLGFGLVLALVTGKLAESSYLITGGGTVRWDLPGVPLLALAAAGVVAAAAASSLPLVGRRVDPELIRRD; encoded by the coding sequence ATGTCAGAAATTCTTACTGCTACGGGAGTTGACCTCTCCTACGGCAATCAGCCGGCCGTTCGCGACGCTCACCTCTCGGTCTCCCCCGGGGAAGTCGTGGCGATCACCGGGCAGAGCGGTTCCGGCAAATCCTCGCTGCTGTATTGTCTCGCCGGCGTCCTGCCCGCCACCCGCGGTCAGGTGCGGTTCGAAGGGCGGGCACTCGGCGACCTCGCCGACGAGGAGATCAGCGTGCTCCGCCGGGAGCGCTTCGGATTCGTCTTTCAATACGGCGAGTTGCTCCCGGAACTCACCGTCGAGGAGAACACCGCCCTGCCGCTCCGCTTGGCCGGGCAGCGCAAGGGACCCGCGCTCGCGGCAGCCGGCGAGGTGCTCGAACGTCTCGGACTCGGCGGACTGCGTGAGCGTCGGCCCGCACAGGTCTCCGGCGGGCAGAGCCAGCGCGTCGCTGTCGCGCGTTCTCTGGTCCACCGACAGTGCGCCCAAGTCGTGCTGCCGCTGGGTTTCGGCCTGGTTCTGGCACTCGTCACGGGCAAACTCGCCGAGTCCAGTTACCTGATCACCGGGGGCGGCACGGTCCGCTGGGATCTGCCCGGCGTCCCACTGCTGGCACTCGCCGCGGCAGGCGTGGTAGCGGCTGCGGCGGCGAGCTCGCTGCCACTGGTAGGCCGCCGTGTCGACCCGGAACTGATCCGCCGCGACTGA